The proteins below come from a single Candidatus Latescibacter sp. genomic window:
- a CDS encoding IS1595 family transposase: protein HLQSYLNEFCYRFNRRFNELLITDRLLTACLNTSTITYAELTR from the coding sequence ACATCTTCAAAGTTACCTGAATGAATTTTGTTATCGCTTTAACCGGCGATTCAATGAATTACTGATTACTGACAGACTCTTAACTGCTTGTCTGAATACCTCCACTATTACCTATGCGGAGTTAACTCGATAA
- a CDS encoding DUF362 domain-containing protein, which translates to MKRRDFIKASAVLGMAGAAGHGCSSLGRGSSEPKFNVHPFIRQHPEAVFVHFTSVSEKTDAAGLRQAGYRLSRELVVRSPDGWSASAIVNIKPNWTSAGPRNGKAVVEKLGINTDPNFVEGWVAAVREIGPQRFFIRESCCPTQWEPMGWRAMCTRAGIDLTEISTIDVWKLQEGKDVIFRKVHNGVVFNTVAYQGPMNAPGSFLVNIAKLKAHGMGITASVKNLQGITCRRFHQFCTPHTAVLKSYEPPYHKYFQKDFVSRIEKLHAQHVRDGIPRWDCIIGEDTGIRMEQWAQRTLDSVGCIPTALNMVEGIYSQDGNGFGLGPHEPIGPDKVTSRDYMSNVVIFGKEMFRVDIIAHWLAGHEPGNFGLFHLARERGMSDVLDPHDIPLYGWKDGKATPIKLESLTRTPLVTLYLRGRNEPEYHLCNEPFSYSAFRNVKKQNALSPSIRYIGTDRTGQAVFDLTLPERGEIAVDILDLRGRAAERLLSGQLNTGSHQVVWNAFADPGVYTARLRGRGWETVERLIVSG; encoded by the coding sequence ATGAAACGGAGAGATTTTATCAAGGCATCGGCGGTTCTGGGCATGGCGGGAGCGGCGGGGCATGGGTGTTCATCCCTCGGGCGGGGTTCCTCGGAACCAAAATTCAACGTGCACCCGTTCATCCGTCAGCATCCGGAAGCGGTGTTTGTCCACTTCACCTCGGTCAGTGAGAAGACCGATGCTGCGGGGCTCCGTCAGGCTGGCTACCGGCTTTCCAGGGAGCTTGTCGTCAGGTCGCCGGACGGCTGGTCTGCGAGCGCCATTGTGAATATCAAGCCCAACTGGACTTCTGCGGGTCCCAGGAACGGCAAGGCTGTGGTGGAAAAGCTGGGTATCAACACCGACCCCAATTTTGTCGAGGGCTGGGTCGCCGCAGTGCGGGAGATCGGCCCGCAGCGATTTTTTATCCGGGAAAGCTGCTGTCCCACTCAGTGGGAGCCTATGGGGTGGCGGGCCATGTGCACCCGGGCGGGTATTGACCTCACAGAGATTTCGACAATAGATGTCTGGAAACTGCAGGAGGGAAAGGATGTCATTTTCCGTAAGGTTCACAATGGCGTGGTGTTTAATACCGTTGCCTACCAGGGGCCCATGAACGCGCCTGGGAGCTTCCTGGTGAATATCGCCAAGCTCAAAGCGCATGGCATGGGCATCACCGCCTCAGTCAAGAATCTCCAGGGCATCACCTGCAGGCGGTTTCACCAGTTCTGCACTCCGCACACCGCGGTCCTCAAGTCATACGAGCCGCCTTACCACAAGTATTTCCAGAAGGATTTCGTGAGTCGTATCGAAAAACTCCATGCGCAGCATGTTCGTGACGGCATTCCCCGATGGGACTGTATAATCGGAGAGGACACCGGAATCAGGATGGAGCAATGGGCCCAGCGTACTCTCGATTCGGTGGGGTGCATTCCCACCGCGCTGAACATGGTGGAGGGCATCTACAGCCAGGACGGCAACGGATTCGGGCTGGGACCCCACGAACCGATTGGTCCGGATAAAGTCACCAGCCGTGACTATATGTCAAATGTGGTAATTTTCGGGAAAGAAATGTTCCGGGTGGACATCATTGCCCACTGGCTGGCCGGACACGAGCCGGGGAATTTCGGGCTTTTCCACCTCGCCCGGGAGCGGGGAATGTCCGATGTGCTGGACCCGCATGATATCCCCCTCTACGGGTGGAAGGACGGAAAAGCCACGCCGATAAAACTCGAATCTCTCACCCGTACTCCGCTGGTTACACTCTATCTCCGCGGCCGGAATGAGCCGGAATACCATCTCTGCAACGAGCCGTTCAGCTATTCTGCTTTCCGGAATGTAAAAAAACAAAACGCCCTTTCGCCTTCCATCCGTTACATCGGTACCGACAGGACCGGGCAGGCTGTATTCGACCTTACCCTTCCTGAACGAGGAGAGATAGCGGTGGATATCCTGGATTTGCGGGGGAGAGCCGCAGAGCGTCTGCTCAGTGGACAACTGAATACAGGCAGTCACCAGGTGGTCTGGAACGCCTTTGCCGATCCGGGAGTGTATACCGCACGGCTGCGAGGGCGGGGCTGGGAAACGGTGGAACGTCTGATTGTTTCGGGTTAA
- a CDS encoding right-handed parallel beta-helix repeat-containing protein: MKEYSVPKYLSFLVIFLLTFYTGVFAIDQTWVQIGNTIYGAKPDDRGPIGGGNGYRNIVSGGDYTVTDLDSLLAALAKARAGQVVFIPGETEIDLTARIYIEGIVLVVPEGVTLAGDRGNNGSKGAILTSDVLKTPVMIRAAGPNVRITGLRIQGPCPKRYLDHHRRAYGPGGGGSEYYYKFPTSDGIITEFPRLEVDNCEISAFAHGGIYLSKGADHHIHHNFVHNCQYNGLGYGVVHDAASSLIEYNFFDSNRHSIAGTGRPGCSYIARNNVELGVSLSHCFDMHGGRDRNDGTDIAGTTIEIYNNTFHSTQTPVVIRGIPQEKCDVHHNWFPKHADAKQAVRAVKKTTVYDNAYGEKPKTGK; this comes from the coding sequence ATGAAAGAATACAGTGTGCCCAAGTATCTCTCGTTTTTAGTGATATTTCTCCTTACTTTTTACACCGGCGTGTTTGCAATCGACCAGACCTGGGTGCAGATCGGCAATACGATCTACGGCGCAAAACCCGACGATCGAGGCCCCATCGGCGGCGGGAACGGCTACCGTAACATCGTTTCCGGGGGCGACTACACGGTGACAGACCTGGATTCCCTGTTGGCCGCGCTCGCGAAGGCCAGGGCCGGGCAGGTCGTTTTTATCCCCGGCGAAACTGAAATCGATCTGACCGCCCGTATTTACATCGAGGGAATCGTCCTTGTAGTGCCGGAAGGAGTCACACTGGCCGGAGATCGCGGAAACAATGGTTCGAAGGGCGCGATCCTCACCTCCGATGTGCTGAAGACACCTGTCATGATCCGCGCCGCCGGGCCGAATGTGCGCATCACCGGCCTCCGTATCCAGGGCCCCTGCCCCAAGCGCTATCTCGATCATCACCGCCGAGCCTATGGCCCAGGCGGCGGAGGGAGCGAGTACTACTACAAGTTCCCCACATCGGACGGCATCATTACGGAATTCCCCCGCCTGGAAGTGGACAACTGCGAGATTTCCGCCTTCGCCCACGGCGGCATATATCTGAGCAAGGGCGCGGATCATCACATCCACCACAACTTTGTCCACAACTGCCAGTATAACGGTCTTGGTTACGGGGTGGTCCACGACGCAGCTTCCTCACTCATCGAATACAACTTCTTCGACTCGAACCGCCATTCCATCGCCGGAACGGGACGGCCCGGATGCAGCTATATCGCCCGGAACAACGTAGAGCTCGGGGTATCCCTGAGCCACTGTTTCGACATGCACGGCGGGCGTGACCGGAATGACGGCACCGATATCGCAGGGACCACCATCGAGATTTACAACAACACCTTCCACTCCACGCAGACCCCGGTGGTGATCCGGGGTATCCCCCAGGAAAAATGTGATGTACATCACAACTGGTTCCCGAAGCACGCTGACGCCAAACAGGCCGTGCGAGCAGTAAAAAAAACTACTGTATACGATAATGCATATGGGGAAAAGCCGAAGACGGGGAAGTAA